In the genome of Actinomadura graeca, one region contains:
- a CDS encoding sensor histidine kinase yields MTDVPALRDPGHGQAGRRARDAGRVDSALPAPRAERFLRPLAFVLTALCLAATAATLWLDVLAGGRRPPLPLDYPHWGSALSGLPLALAGGALATRLPRHPLTWLMLAGGTVAVADGAGAAYASLSVLAHGGDLPGTAAAVFVGARFGPMINMIVPLTLMFFPDGRLPSRRWRWPAGLAVTGQALGAIGLLTVPWRVFSEGEPSAPGLRGVPLDPLTPPLPEGFWPLTSGVFWATFLGSFTLAVAAFAVRFRRSDPVRRAQLRWMLLALLANVVLIAGTTLLARLVPEAVYWWAGDISLVLMHAAVAAAVLVAVARYRLYDVDLLLGWTLLYAALATAVVGVDVAVFVTAGSVIDEPLAAVTGAGVVAVLYAPLRLRLQRWVNRVLTGRGEPYDVVSALARRLEESVGPDELLLEVARVMAVSFRSPYVRVELDRADGRTVVVEHGEPRGDVVVLPFGYRGAAIGRLALVPRAGARLSDADQRLLADVVRQAAAAARATALTEELQRSREQLVTGIAEERRRLRRDLHDGLGPALAAAALKIEVARNLAPRDGDAADEALCSVRGDLSAVLTDVRRLVHDLRPPSLDQFGLVGAVEQLAERFQGRSLRVTMRCAGELAALPAAAEEAAYRIVGEALANVSRHAGAARCEVRLSAGEDVLEVEVADDGRGVPPGALVGVGLVGMRERAEELGGHCAVSARPGGGTRVRAVLPYGPRPDAAEPLTFAGSNP; encoded by the coding sequence GTGACCGATGTCCCGGCGCTGCGGGACCCCGGTCACGGGCAGGCGGGACGGCGCGCGCGCGATGCTGGCAGGGTGGACAGCGCCCTTCCGGCGCCTCGGGCCGAGCGGTTCCTGAGGCCGCTCGCCTTCGTGCTGACCGCGCTGTGCCTGGCGGCGACGGCCGCCACCCTGTGGCTGGACGTGCTGGCCGGCGGACGGCGGCCGCCGTTGCCGCTGGACTATCCGCACTGGGGGTCGGCGCTGTCGGGGCTGCCGCTGGCGCTGGCCGGCGGCGCGCTGGCGACCCGGCTGCCGCGCCATCCGCTGACGTGGCTGATGCTGGCGGGCGGCACGGTCGCGGTGGCGGACGGCGCGGGCGCCGCGTACGCGTCGCTGTCGGTGCTGGCGCACGGCGGGGACCTGCCCGGGACGGCGGCGGCGGTGTTCGTCGGCGCCCGCTTCGGCCCGATGATCAACATGATCGTCCCGCTGACGCTGATGTTCTTCCCCGACGGCCGGCTGCCGTCGCGCCGGTGGCGGTGGCCCGCGGGCCTGGCCGTCACCGGGCAGGCGCTCGGCGCGATCGGGCTGCTGACGGTGCCGTGGCGGGTGTTCTCCGAGGGCGAGCCGTCGGCGCCCGGGCTGCGCGGCGTGCCGCTGGACCCGCTGACGCCGCCGCTGCCGGAGGGTTTCTGGCCGCTGACCTCCGGGGTGTTCTGGGCGACGTTCCTCGGCTCGTTCACGCTGGCGGTGGCGGCGTTCGCGGTGCGGTTCCGCCGTTCGGACCCGGTGCGGCGCGCCCAGCTGCGCTGGATGCTGCTGGCGCTGCTGGCCAACGTCGTGCTCATCGCGGGGACGACGCTGCTGGCGCGGCTGGTCCCGGAGGCGGTGTACTGGTGGGCCGGTGACATCTCGCTGGTGCTGATGCACGCGGCGGTCGCGGCGGCGGTGCTGGTGGCAGTGGCGCGGTACCGGCTCTACGACGTGGACCTGCTGCTCGGCTGGACGCTGCTGTACGCGGCGCTGGCCACGGCGGTCGTCGGCGTGGACGTCGCGGTGTTCGTCACCGCGGGCAGCGTCATCGACGAGCCGCTCGCCGCGGTCACCGGCGCGGGCGTGGTGGCCGTCCTGTACGCGCCGCTGCGGCTGCGGCTGCAGCGGTGGGTGAACCGGGTGCTGACCGGCCGCGGCGAGCCCTACGACGTGGTGTCGGCGCTGGCGCGGCGGCTGGAGGAGTCGGTCGGCCCGGACGAGCTGCTGCTGGAGGTGGCGCGGGTGATGGCCGTGTCGTTCCGGTCCCCGTACGTGCGGGTGGAGCTGGACCGCGCCGACGGCCGCACGGTCGTCGTCGAGCACGGCGAGCCGCGCGGTGACGTGGTGGTGCTGCCGTTCGGGTACCGGGGCGCGGCGATCGGGCGGCTGGCGCTGGTCCCGCGGGCGGGGGCGCGGCTGTCGGACGCCGACCAGCGGCTGCTGGCCGACGTGGTGCGGCAGGCGGCCGCGGCGGCGCGCGCGACCGCGCTGACCGAGGAGCTGCAGCGCAGCCGCGAGCAGCTGGTCACCGGCATCGCCGAGGAGCGCCGCCGGCTGCGCCGCGATCTGCACGACGGGCTCGGGCCGGCGCTGGCGGCCGCCGCGCTGAAGATCGAGGTGGCGCGCAACCTGGCGCCGCGCGACGGGGACGCCGCCGACGAGGCGCTGTGCTCGGTGCGCGGGGACCTGTCGGCGGTGCTGACCGACGTGCGGCGGCTGGTGCACGACCTGCGGCCGCCGTCGCTGGACCAGTTCGGGCTGGTGGGCGCGGTGGAGCAGCTCGCCGAGCGGTTCCAGGGCCGGTCGCTGCGGGTGACGATGCGCTGCGCGGGCGAGCTGGCGGCGCTGCCCGCGGCCGCCGAGGAGGCCGCGTACCGGATCGTCGGGGAGGCGCTGGCGAACGTGTCCCGGCACGCGGGCGCGGCGCGCTGCGAGGTCCGCCTGTCCGCCGGGGAGGACGTGCTGGAGGTCGAGGTCGCCGACGACGGGCGGGGTGTGCCGCCGGGTGCGCTGGTCGGCGTGGGGCTGGTGGGGATGCGCGAGCGGGCCGAGGAGCTCGGGGGGCACTGCGCGGTGTCGGCCCGGCCGGGGGGCGGCACCCGCGTCCGCGCCGTCCTGCCCTACGGGCCGCGCCCGGACGCGGCCGAGCCGCTCACCTTCGCCGGGAGCAACCCGTGA
- a CDS encoding RNA ligase family protein yields MLRKYPRTRHIAGSRLQPGDHDLAAVPFAAVAGRHLVVEEKLDGANCGISFSAEGALRLQSRGHYLTGGPRERQFGPLKAWAASVQHVLRERLGDRYVMYGEWLYAKHTVFYDALPHYFCEFDVLDRADGTFLSTARRRELLDGTPVVSVPVLHEGPLREVEELTALVGPSTCRTPGWRDALREAAAAGGADPVRAAEESDASDEMEGLYIKVERDGETVDRFKRVRPGFLTAILDAGTHWQERPLIANGLADPEVLYAGVR; encoded by the coding sequence ATGCTCCGCAAGTACCCCCGGACCCGGCACATCGCCGGCTCCCGGCTGCAGCCGGGCGACCACGACCTGGCGGCGGTGCCGTTCGCGGCCGTCGCCGGGCGCCACCTGGTGGTGGAGGAGAAGCTGGACGGCGCCAACTGCGGCATCAGCTTCTCCGCCGAGGGCGCGCTGCGGCTGCAGAGCAGGGGCCACTACCTGACCGGCGGCCCGCGCGAGCGGCAGTTCGGGCCGCTCAAGGCGTGGGCGGCGTCGGTGCAGCACGTCCTGCGGGAACGGCTGGGCGACCGGTACGTGATGTACGGCGAGTGGCTGTATGCCAAGCACACCGTCTTCTACGACGCGCTCCCCCACTACTTCTGCGAGTTCGACGTCCTCGACCGGGCGGACGGGACGTTCCTGTCCACCGCGCGGCGCCGTGAGCTCCTGGACGGCACGCCCGTGGTCTCGGTGCCCGTCCTGCACGAGGGGCCCCTGCGCGAGGTGGAGGAGCTGACCGCGCTGGTGGGGCCGTCCACCTGCCGCACGCCCGGGTGGCGGGACGCGCTGCGGGAGGCCGCCGCGGCGGGCGGCGCCGATCCGGTCCGGGCCGCCGAGGAGAGCGACGCCTCCGACGAGATGGAGGGCCTCTACATCAAGGTGGAGCGGGACGGGGAGACCGTCGACCGCTTCAAGCGGGTCCGGCCGGGTTTCCTGACGGCGATCCTGGACGCCGGGACGCACTGGCAGGAGCGTCCGCTCATCGCCAACGGCCTCGCCGACCCGGAGGTGCTGTATGCGGGTGTTCGCTGA
- a CDS encoding virginiamycin B lyase: MPQGSHATIKEFRVAGAEAGPYGITAGPDGALWFTLVHERRIGRMTPDGGLTLLPRAPLGDGPLIITAGPDGALWFTEFQGHRIGRMTVGGEVAEFAAPEGCGPAGIAAGPDGNLWFAQMNTGRIGRIGVGGEVGDFALPGPAGAPSMITAGPDGALWFTLNGANAVGRITPGGEAAVHALPTEGAAPVGITTGPDGALWFTEIGAGQIGRITTEGKVTEFPLPDPAARPHAIVTGPDEALWFTEWGTAHVGRITPEGRIDEHILPTRDCEPHGIAVGPDGALWVALETGALARVAIG, translated from the coding sequence ATGCCGCAGGGTTCACATGCCACGATCAAGGAGTTCAGGGTGGCGGGCGCGGAGGCCGGCCCGTACGGGATCACTGCGGGGCCCGACGGGGCGCTGTGGTTCACGCTGGTCCACGAGCGGCGGATCGGGCGGATGACGCCGGACGGCGGCCTCACCCTGCTGCCCCGTGCGCCCCTCGGCGACGGGCCGCTGATCATCACGGCGGGCCCGGACGGCGCGCTGTGGTTCACCGAGTTCCAGGGGCACCGGATCGGGCGGATGACCGTCGGCGGAGAGGTGGCGGAGTTCGCGGCGCCGGAGGGCTGCGGCCCGGCCGGGATCGCCGCGGGCCCCGATGGGAACCTGTGGTTCGCGCAGATGAACACCGGGCGCATCGGCCGGATCGGTGTCGGCGGCGAGGTCGGCGACTTCGCACTGCCCGGCCCCGCCGGGGCGCCGTCGATGATCACGGCGGGGCCCGACGGGGCGCTGTGGTTCACGCTCAACGGGGCGAACGCGGTCGGCCGGATCACCCCGGGCGGGGAGGCCGCCGTCCACGCGCTGCCCACCGAGGGCGCCGCGCCGGTCGGGATCACCACCGGCCCGGACGGGGCGCTGTGGTTCACCGAGATCGGCGCTGGCCAGATCGGGCGGATCACCACCGAGGGCAAGGTCACCGAGTTCCCGCTGCCCGATCCGGCCGCCCGGCCACACGCGATCGTCACGGGACCGGACGAGGCGCTGTGGTTCACCGAGTGGGGCACCGCGCATGTCGGGCGCATCACGCCGGAGGGCCGCATCGACGAGCACATCCTCCCGACGCGGGACTGCGAGCCGCACGGCATCGCCGTCGGCCCGGACGGCGCGTTGTGGGTGGCGCTGGAGACGGGCGCGCTGGCCAGGGTGGCGATCGGCTGA
- a CDS encoding TetR/AcrR family transcriptional regulator — protein sequence MTATGPGTVRPGGRTARVRDAVRHATLAELAEHGHRGLTVEGVAARSGVHRTTVYRRWGGPGGLIADALDLAAGEPWPVPDTGTLAGDLRAITRLVLGGLTDPAQGPLTRAFVEAAAHSPDAAAALRAFLARRHEQAAVVVERAIERGEAPAGTDAAEVVRIAVAPLYYRLFVSGEPLDGPAADRAAAAAWAAARAGAL from the coding sequence GTGACCGCCACGGGCCCCGGGACCGTCCGGCCCGGCGGGCGCACCGCCCGCGTCCGCGACGCCGTACGGCACGCCACGCTCGCCGAGCTGGCCGAACACGGGCACCGCGGGCTCACCGTCGAGGGCGTCGCCGCCCGCTCCGGCGTGCACCGCACGACCGTCTACCGCCGCTGGGGCGGCCCCGGGGGCCTCATCGCCGACGCCCTCGACCTGGCGGCCGGCGAGCCCTGGCCGGTGCCCGACACCGGCACGCTCGCCGGGGACCTGCGCGCGATCACCCGCCTCGTCCTCGGCGGCCTCACCGACCCCGCCCAGGGGCCCCTCACCCGTGCGTTCGTCGAGGCCGCGGCGCACAGCCCGGACGCCGCCGCGGCACTGCGCGCCTTCCTCGCCCGGCGGCACGAGCAGGCCGCGGTGGTCGTGGAACGCGCGATCGAGCGCGGCGAGGCGCCCGCCGGGACCGACGCGGCCGAGGTCGTCCGGATCGCGGTCGCGCCCCTGTACTACCGGCTGTTCGTCAGCGGCGAGCCGCTCGACGGGCCCGCCGCCGACCGCGCCGCCGCGGCCGCCTGGGCGGCGGCCCGCGCCGGAGCGCTCTGA
- a CDS encoding TetR/AcrR family transcriptional regulator, translating to MARPRTTSDEAVLAAAARALGRVGPVRLTLGAVAEEAGLAPATLVQRFGSKRGLLLALAGRGARDARLPFERARHEGGPPLVVLHAALASMTAGVRGAEEMANNLGFLQLDVTDPEFRAHAASHARAVEEEVAALLREAVAAGELGAGADAARLARSVQVAYNGALILWAVRAEGDLVDALRADVEAVLAPHRA from the coding sequence GTGGCGAGGCCGCGCACGACCAGTGACGAGGCGGTCCTCGCGGCGGCGGCGCGTGCGCTCGGGCGGGTCGGGCCGGTCCGCCTGACGCTCGGCGCGGTCGCGGAGGAGGCCGGGCTCGCCCCGGCCACGCTCGTCCAGCGGTTCGGGTCCAAGCGCGGGCTGCTGCTGGCGCTCGCCGGGCGCGGCGCGCGGGACGCGCGGCTGCCGTTCGAGCGTGCCCGGCACGAGGGCGGGCCGCCGCTGGTGGTCCTGCACGCGGCGCTGGCGTCGATGACCGCGGGGGTGCGCGGGGCCGAGGAGATGGCCAACAACCTGGGCTTCCTGCAACTGGACGTGACGGACCCGGAGTTCCGCGCCCACGCCGCGTCGCATGCGCGGGCGGTGGAGGAGGAGGTCGCCGCGTTGCTGCGGGAGGCCGTCGCGGCGGGTGAGCTCGGCGCCGGCGCGGACGCGGCGCGGCTGGCGCGCTCGGTCCAGGTCGCCTACAACGGAGCGCTGATCTTGTGGGCGGTGCGGGCCGAGGGGGATCTCGTGGACGCACTGCGCGCCGATGTCGAGGCCGTCCTCGCACCCCACCGTGCCTGA
- a CDS encoding DUF4240 domain-containing protein produces MDDEARLWAMLETAWEPLGAEVARARRDLAHRTPTAGEELWGKPPLSVVEGALSGFLENLAAAGRDLPAEELTRMDRVVERLLHDIDRADVHAVTDGSDDGFLYARGFIVALGEEFYTAVTRDPHMAVLDAECERMCYFFARLHNERFGDYPDTGSGISRESCSNPEGWPASA; encoded by the coding sequence ATGGACGACGAGGCCCGCCTGTGGGCGATGCTGGAGACGGCATGGGAGCCCCTGGGTGCCGAGGTCGCCCGCGCACGGCGTGACCTCGCGCACCGCACGCCGACAGCCGGTGAGGAGCTGTGGGGGAAGCCGCCCCTGTCGGTTGTCGAGGGGGCACTGAGCGGCTTCCTGGAGAATCTGGCCGCCGCCGGCCGGGACCTGCCGGCCGAGGAGCTGACACGCATGGACCGCGTGGTCGAGCGGCTGCTGCACGACATCGACCGCGCCGACGTCCACGCCGTGACCGACGGCTCCGATGACGGCTTCCTCTATGCGCGCGGCTTCATCGTCGCGCTGGGCGAGGAGTTCTACACCGCCGTGACCCGCGACCCGCACATGGCGGTGCTGGACGCCGAATGCGAGCGCATGTGCTACTTCTTCGCCCGCCTGCACAATGAGCGCTTCGGCGACTACCCCGACACCGGCTCGGGCATCAGCCGGGAATCGTGCTCCAACCCCGAGGGATGGCCGGCCTCCGCCTGA
- a CDS encoding NADPH-dependent FMN reductase, with the protein MIKIAVVLVSTRPGRRGEAVADWVLKQAAQRDDAGFALVDLAEIGLPDLDEPMPPASGRYTREHTRSWAATVAGYDGFVFVTPEYNHSAPGTLKNALDRVYAEWNNKAAAFVSYGVDGGVRAVEALRPVLGALQIADVSAQVALSMHTDFVGFTDFSPGDHQAVALARTLDQLVSWSTALATLRTTP; encoded by the coding sequence ATGATCAAGATCGCTGTGGTGCTGGTCAGCACCCGGCCCGGCCGCCGCGGCGAGGCCGTCGCCGACTGGGTCCTCAAGCAGGCCGCCCAACGCGACGATGCCGGTTTCGCGCTGGTCGACCTCGCCGAGATCGGCCTGCCGGACCTGGACGAGCCCATGCCTCCGGCCAGCGGCCGCTACACCCGCGAGCACACCCGGTCGTGGGCCGCGACGGTCGCCGGGTACGACGGGTTCGTCTTCGTCACCCCCGAGTACAACCACTCCGCCCCCGGCACCCTGAAGAACGCCCTGGACCGGGTCTACGCCGAGTGGAACAACAAGGCGGCGGCGTTCGTGTCCTACGGCGTCGACGGGGGTGTCCGCGCCGTCGAGGCGTTGCGTCCGGTCCTGGGCGCCCTGCAGATCGCCGACGTCTCCGCGCAGGTCGCCTTGAGCATGCACACCGATTTCGTCGGCTTCACCGACTTCTCCCCCGGTGACCACCAGGCCGTCGCGCTCGCCAGGACCCTCGACCAGCTCGTCTCCTGGTCCACCGCTCTGGCCACGCTGCGCACCACGCCCTGA
- a CDS encoding FAD-dependent oxidoreductase — MSTHHPIAIIGAGLGGLTAARVLHVHGVRAAVFELEPDRGSRTQGGMLDIHEVNGQKALHAAGLHDGFRAIVHKGGEAMRVMTKDGTLVWEEEDDGTGDRPEVDRGDLRDLLLDSLPGGTVRWGRRVTGARPLDGGRHEVAFADGSTVTTDLLIGADGAWSRIRPLVSAAAPSYTGVCFVEFDLRDADTRHPRGAGLIGVGFFIALDGERGFLAHREPDGSLHVYTALRAAEDLLDGIDFGDTDAAKGAVMAHFADWDPVFRALIAEADGALVPRRIHALPVGHRWDRVPGVTLLGDAAHLMSPFAGEGANHAMLDGAELGLAVAAHPGDVEAALTAYEEALFPRSEDSAIGSAASLELMFGPDPIARVVDMFSGHEQH; from the coding sequence ATGAGCACCCACCACCCCATCGCGATCATCGGGGCCGGCCTCGGCGGTCTCACGGCCGCGCGGGTCCTGCACGTCCATGGCGTCCGGGCCGCCGTGTTCGAGCTCGAACCGGACCGGGGCAGCCGCACGCAGGGCGGCATGCTCGACATCCACGAGGTGAACGGGCAGAAGGCCCTGCACGCCGCCGGCCTCCACGACGGCTTCCGCGCGATCGTCCACAAGGGCGGTGAGGCCATGCGCGTGATGACCAAGGACGGCACGCTGGTCTGGGAGGAGGAGGACGACGGCACCGGCGATCGTCCCGAGGTGGACCGCGGGGACCTGCGCGACCTGCTGCTGGACTCCTTGCCCGGCGGCACGGTCCGCTGGGGCCGGAGGGTCACCGGGGCCCGTCCGCTGGACGGCGGCCGCCACGAGGTGGCCTTCGCCGACGGGTCCACCGTCACCACCGACCTGCTGATCGGCGCCGACGGTGCCTGGTCGCGGATCCGGCCGCTGGTCTCGGCCGCAGCGCCGTCCTATACGGGCGTCTGCTTCGTCGAGTTCGACCTGCGGGACGCCGACACCCGCCACCCCCGCGGAGCCGGGCTCATCGGCGTCGGCTTCTTCATCGCCCTGGACGGCGAGCGCGGCTTCCTCGCCCACCGTGAACCCGACGGCAGCCTGCACGTCTACACCGCGCTGCGGGCCGCCGAGGACCTGCTGGACGGCATCGACTTCGGCGACACCGACGCCGCCAAGGGCGCCGTGATGGCCCACTTCGCCGACTGGGATCCGGTGTTCCGGGCGCTGATCGCCGAGGCCGACGGCGCCCTGGTGCCGCGCCGCATCCACGCGCTGCCCGTCGGCCACCGCTGGGACCGGGTGCCCGGGGTGACGCTGCTGGGCGATGCCGCGCACCTGATGTCGCCGTTCGCCGGTGAGGGCGCCAACCACGCGATGCTGGACGGCGCCGAGCTCGGCCTGGCCGTCGCCGCTCATCCCGGCGACGTCGAGGCCGCTCTGACCGCCTACGAGGAGGCGCTGTTCCCGCGCAGCGAGGACTCGGCCATCGGGTCGGCGGCATCGCTGGAGCTGATGTTCGGCCCAGACCCCATCGCCCGCGTGGTCGACATGTTCTCCGGCCACGAGCAGCACTGA
- a CDS encoding TetR/AcrR family transcriptional regulator, producing the protein MTEVTTGRRERKKARTRQAIADAALALFLERGFDQVTIKDVAEAADMSTSGLFKHFPTKESLVFGQEDDVRAGIVSAVQDRPEGTPVLRALRDWLLRHTRREAGDPRAAAFTDLVARTPALGDHARRMWLRHEADLAEAIRRAGPDAPGAGIAARAVARFALDRARPWNPHDPRAELDAAFALIAGGWPAPELRDRPHDRPRAPAAQPSPSRPPGLRERKKAQTRRAITRAALELFAARGYDDVGVREIADAADTSIATLFTYFPDGKASLVFPGDRADHIAALVRAVHHRTPGQTVVRAVHGHMTGRGPFVTDPTPDGQRALDLVRATPELSDYALRSWTATQDALAAAIAREAGLPGDDLTARLLTRYLLLIPDLATTADADARRTLDVVTGLLERGWPAALTTPPRPDEPAEDH; encoded by the coding sequence ATGACCGAGGTCACGACGGGACGCCGCGAGCGCAAGAAGGCCCGCACCAGGCAGGCGATCGCCGACGCCGCGCTGGCGCTGTTCCTGGAACGCGGCTTCGACCAGGTCACGATCAAGGACGTCGCCGAAGCCGCCGACATGTCGACCAGCGGGCTGTTCAAGCACTTCCCGACCAAGGAGTCCCTGGTCTTCGGCCAGGAGGACGACGTCCGGGCCGGCATCGTCTCCGCCGTCCAGGACCGCCCGGAGGGCACACCCGTCCTGCGGGCCCTGCGGGACTGGCTGCTGCGCCACACCCGCCGCGAGGCCGGCGACCCGCGTGCCGCCGCGTTCACCGACCTGGTCGCGCGCACCCCGGCACTCGGCGACCACGCCCGCCGCATGTGGCTGCGGCACGAAGCGGACCTGGCCGAGGCGATCCGCCGGGCGGGGCCCGACGCCCCCGGCGCCGGCATCGCCGCCCGGGCCGTCGCCCGGTTCGCCCTCGACCGCGCCCGGCCCTGGAACCCCCACGACCCCCGCGCCGAACTCGACGCCGCCTTCGCCCTCATCGCCGGAGGCTGGCCCGCCCCCGAACTGCGCGACCGGCCGCACGACCGGCCACGGGCGCCGGCCGCCCAGCCGTCACCGTCCCGCCCCCCGGGGCTGCGCGAACGCAAGAAGGCCCAGACCCGCCGGGCCATCACCCGGGCCGCGCTGGAGCTGTTCGCCGCACGCGGCTACGACGACGTCGGGGTCCGCGAGATCGCCGACGCCGCCGACACCTCGATCGCGACCCTGTTCACCTACTTCCCCGACGGCAAGGCCAGCCTGGTCTTCCCCGGCGACCGGGCCGACCACATCGCCGCGCTGGTCCGCGCCGTCCACCACCGCACCCCCGGGCAGACCGTCGTGCGCGCCGTCCACGGCCACATGACCGGACGCGGCCCCTTCGTGACCGACCCCACCCCGGACGGGCAGCGCGCCCTGGACCTGGTCCGCGCCACCCCCGAACTGAGCGACTACGCCCTGCGCTCCTGGACCGCGACCCAGGACGCCCTCGCCGCCGCCATCGCACGTGAGGCCGGGTTGCCCGGCGACGACCTCACCGCCCGCCTCCTGACCCGCTACCTCTTGCTGATCCCCGACCTCGCCACCACCGCCGACGCCGACGCCCGCCGCACCCTGGACGTCGTCACCGGCCTCCTCGAACGCGGATGGCCGGCCGCGCTCACCACCCCGCCACGCCCGGACGAGCCCGCCGAGGATCACTAG
- a CDS encoding erythromycin esterase family protein, which yields MVIGITDITAHAADADAVMGLLPGRPRLLALGEPTHGEGSLLDLRNDLFRQLAEHEGYRWIAIESDCMMGQVVDDYVVSGTGALDEVVERGFSHGWGAFPANRELVRWMRAHNEGRPASERLRFAGFDGPLEITHAASPRQALTALHGYLAAHVDADLLPCSAETLDRLIGADGRWTDPAAMRDPSRSAGRSAQAGELGLLAGDLAALLDAQTPHLIAASSRDAWHRARLWGRTATGLLRYHHWMADTSPGRMARLVGQRDVMMAANLLAVAERGPVLVNGHNGHLQRDESTMRMGGLPVAWWSAGAIVSAHLDEGYAFLATALGTIRHRGVGDPPSDTVEGLLYALPGDHCVVDARRLSAAFADARPAPRTSPYYGYAPLDPAHLPGHDGIVFVRDAQRG from the coding sequence ATGGTCATTGGCATCACGGACATCACCGCCCATGCCGCCGACGCCGACGCCGTCATGGGGCTGCTCCCGGGCCGGCCGCGGCTGCTCGCCCTGGGCGAGCCCACCCACGGCGAGGGCAGCCTGCTGGACCTGCGCAACGACCTCTTCCGGCAGCTCGCCGAGCACGAGGGGTACCGGTGGATCGCGATCGAGAGCGACTGCATGATGGGCCAGGTCGTGGACGACTACGTCGTCTCGGGGACGGGCGCCCTCGATGAGGTCGTGGAGCGCGGTTTCAGCCACGGGTGGGGCGCGTTTCCGGCCAACCGCGAGCTCGTGCGGTGGATGCGCGCCCACAACGAGGGCCGTCCGGCGTCCGAGCGGCTTCGCTTCGCCGGTTTCGACGGCCCGCTGGAGATCACGCACGCCGCGAGCCCCCGGCAGGCCCTCACCGCGCTGCACGGCTACCTCGCGGCGCATGTGGACGCGGACCTGCTCCCCTGCTCCGCCGAGACGCTCGACCGCCTGATCGGCGCCGACGGCCGGTGGACCGATCCCGCCGCGATGAGGGACCCGTCCCGGTCCGCGGGACGATCGGCTCAGGCCGGGGAGCTGGGGCTGCTCGCCGGAGACCTGGCGGCCCTCCTTGACGCGCAGACGCCGCACCTGATCGCGGCGTCCTCGCGGGACGCCTGGCACCGCGCGCGGCTGTGGGGGCGCACCGCCACCGGCCTGCTCCGCTACCACCACTGGATGGCCGATACGTCACCAGGCCGCATGGCACGGCTGGTGGGCCAGCGGGACGTGATGATGGCCGCCAACCTCCTCGCCGTCGCCGAGCGGGGGCCGGTGCTGGTGAACGGGCACAACGGTCATCTCCAGCGGGACGAGAGCACGATGCGGATGGGCGGCCTGCCGGTCGCATGGTGGAGCGCGGGCGCGATCGTGAGCGCCCACCTGGACGAGGGGTATGCCTTCCTGGCCACGGCCCTCGGCACGATCCGGCACCGGGGCGTGGGCGACCCGCCATCCGACACCGTCGAAGGGCTGCTGTACGCGCTTCCCGGAGACCACTGCGTCGTCGACGCCCGCCGGCTGTCGGCCGCTTTCGCCGACGCGCGGCCCGCTCCCCGCACGTCCCCCTACTACGGCTACGCCCCGCTCGACCCGGCCCATCTTCCCGGGCATGACGGGATCGTGTTCGTCAGGGATGCCCAGCGGGGCTAG
- a CDS encoding TioE family transcriptional regulator, which translates to MGRNLQNAERLRPVDLARRHGLSTQAIRNYEEAGILPAAGRTPHGYRTYTPLHARALSTFLALVPGHGHRTAAAIMRAVNTGADEDALRLIDESHARLLGDRRTLQAVEDALRDLEPITAPGPGVSFIGPLAAELGIRPATLRKWERAGLVRPRRDPRTGYRVYDDADVRDARLAHQLRRGGHLLDQIAPLIAQVRAAGGPAPLEAAMRDWRGRLGARGRAMLAGAAELETYLRERARPGPAVRSSPWR; encoded by the coding sequence ATGGGACGAAACCTTCAAAACGCCGAACGGCTCAGGCCAGTCGATCTGGCCCGCCGGCACGGCCTGTCCACGCAGGCGATCAGGAACTACGAGGAGGCCGGCATCCTTCCGGCCGCCGGGCGCACGCCCCACGGCTACCGCACCTACACGCCGCTGCACGCGCGGGCTCTGAGCACGTTCCTGGCCCTGGTGCCCGGTCACGGCCACCGGACCGCGGCGGCGATCATGCGGGCGGTGAACACCGGCGCGGACGAGGACGCGCTGCGTCTCATCGACGAGAGCCACGCCCGGCTCCTCGGCGACCGGCGGACGCTCCAGGCCGTGGAGGACGCCCTCCGCGACCTGGAGCCGATCACCGCGCCCGGGCCCGGCGTGAGCTTCATCGGGCCGCTGGCGGCCGAGCTCGGGATCCGGCCCGCGACACTGCGCAAATGGGAGCGCGCCGGGCTGGTGCGCCCGCGCCGCGACCCCCGGACGGGCTACCGCGTCTACGACGACGCCGACGTGCGGGACGCGCGGCTGGCCCACCAGCTCAGGCGGGGCGGCCACCTGCTGGACCAGATCGCCCCGCTGATCGCCCAGGTGCGGGCTGCGGGCGGGCCGGCGCCGCTGGAGGCCGCCATGCGCGACTGGCGCGGCCGGCTGGGCGCCCGCGGGCGGGCGATGCTGGCCGGAGCCGCGGAACTGGAGACCTACCTGCGCGAGCGCGCACGTCCCGGACCCGCGGTCAGGTCGTCACCCTGGCGATGA